The Cyclopterus lumpus isolate fCycLum1 chromosome 18, fCycLum1.pri, whole genome shotgun sequence nucleotide sequence CAGGCAGCGGCCCGTGTTGTCACCATACTCCATAACTAGCTTATTAAGCTACTCTTCTTTGTTGTCCACGCGAGTTGTTTCGTCTGTTGTGCTCTTTGAACAGAAGCCGTTGTGTTGTTATTCTTTTATAACTCAATGAAGTCCAGTCGGTAACGTTACTACTCGTGAAGGAACAAAGGCTCCATCGCAGGCAGACATACACAACGAGCCTTTTCTTTGGGTACAATGGCGCACACTGAGCTCTCCAGTGGAGCGAACTTGtgatttgcttcatgtgttccCCTCATGACCACTAATGCCCTGTGGTCTGcacaggcatgcacacacaatcaATATAAAGGTCACATCTTCATAGACCTTAGCCGTGATCACCCTCCCCCTTATatctatacacacacctacTGACACGGAACAACCGAACCGATCCACGACTTGTTGAAAATGTGTGAGATCAAATATTGTGCTTTTGACATCCTATTTAAAAACACGTTATCGCCCATAAGTTCAACAGACTATTAAAAAGCGTGTGCCTTGTCTCCCcctctgtgctttttttttttttttttcagtttgtgtCCAAGCGTCATCCGGAAGACGTGAAGGAGGTGGTCGTGTGGAGGAGGTTCTCGGAGCTGAAGAAGCTCCACGGGGAGTTGGCCTACACTCACAGGAACCTGTTTCGCAGACAGGAGGAGTTTCCGTCTTTTCCCCGCGCACAACTGTTTGGTAAGGGGCAGAGGATGGTGACACACTGTGTGATGCACCCAATTCCAGCATGGTGGCCAAGTTCTACGACTAACTGGGTGGTTTGGTTTGCTGCGGGGGCTACTAGATACAGTACATCGCAGAAATAACTCAGTCTACACTACACATGGTTTCACACTGTCATAAGtcaactccatccatccattttcatctGCTATCCTATCCATGAAAATCACAAACAGCACCGCTGATGAAAGGGCAGCACTGGTAGgaatacgaacacagctcctactgcagttGTACAGATACCAGTTGGCCCGTTGCAACatgtccggcaccccatactcccacagcaccccccacaaaataATTCAACTCGACTgtcttatttcttcttctttttattgggCTGCATTTGTAGCTTTTCTAAGCAATGCCTTTGTTTAGTGTTCTTCAGTCATTTCTGGTGAGGACTTACtttggcagtttttttttttagctcttgTGACATTTCCCCTCGACATATTACCTCACTTTTCGTCGGTTACCGATTCACAACTGCAAAGGCAGCAAGACAGTGGAGTTAAATGCCGAGGGGTAGTCGCCATTTATTGTGACTTTCAAGCTGCTGTGCTGCATTGGATGAAAGCGCGAGGGCAAACTGGTTCAAAACCCTTGTAAATTCTCCCTTGATGGCGTATTTCCTCAACAACTACAGCCTGACTAATGGCAAATAATTTGAATAAACGCATCTAACGGTCTCCCCAAAAAACCTACAGTTTATCTTCcatctgttgtgtttgtttctgttgtgttttccaCGTGACTTAAAGTCCCGGCATTCTCATCCACATTGTCGTTTTCTacatttttctacattttcCAGGCAGGTTTGATGAGACCGTGAttgaagagaggaggaatgcCACCGAAGCCATGCTTCTGTTTACTACCAGCATACCTGCACTCTACAATAGTCCACAGCTCAAGGACTTCTTCAGAGTAAGACACACGCGCATACACGCATGGTGAAAGTAAAACAGATATAAAGTAGCACACAAAACATATGCCACGCCAAGATCCCCAGTGATTTCCTCCTGGTTCTTCATCCCCTTTCTTAGGGTGGCGAAGTCACAAGGCCTCTGGATGccactcctctgtcctctgccggGCCTCTGCCTTCCCCTCTCATCCCCCTCCCAAGGCGGAGGGACTCGGACTGTGaaccagcagaggaggaggagggaagggaggctcCCACCTTACCTCAGGACCTGGGCACCAACCTGGGCATAGAAGTGGGAGAACCGGAGGTGGCGGCTGAAGCTTACAGCGAGATGGGAGGCTCTCCAAGAGAAgagccagaagaagaagaagaagagattaGCGATACAGAGCTGGATGACAGAGGTACGGAGGagacacataaataaacaacgGTGTGTACGTTTCTTTCCTTATTAATCATGTTATTAACTTTTGGTCCATGTTTCCAACTCCAGTTCCAACTCCTGACCAATGCCCAGCCAGAAACCACCAATCACAGGAGTCCCAGGAAGAATTTGATTCGCTGTTTGACTCAATGGCAGAAGAGCAAGTCCCATCCCCAAAAGAGGAAGGTCCGCCTCCTCTGACTGATAATGACTTGGCTGTCTTTGATCCCTGCTATaaacaaggtgaaaacacatGTAAATGGATACACATAAAACAATACCACTGCTCTAATTACCTTATATTTCAGTCTTTGGTGGTTTTGTCTCGACAGATTTTACTACttctaatttctttttaattagttGATACTGTCCCACTATTTATTTACCGGACGTCCTGCCAGAGTACCTGGAAGAGTCTAAATGGgataagaaaatgtaaaattgATCATGTTAAGGCTTCCTGATACGACCTCCTCTTGTACTGATCTGGTTCCAGTTGGTGAAAATAGGTCGATATGGGCTCTGTGGTATAAATATTATTACTACAAGCCTAAAAACTGTCTGGTAGGTCAGCAGTTGTGGCTCTGCCGTTGTAATTGTTCTCACTTCTGTACTAGTGAATAACTTcttctgctctctttctctccatttcaGATAAATCCAATTCCTCCAGTGACCACTCAGAGTTGTTCTCACTGCCGCCGACCAGTCTGGACGGAGTGGACGTGGGTTACTTAAACCAGGCGGCCACTGAGCTAACAGCTGCAATGgcgagggagaaggagggagagattAGTTCTGCCATTCGTGGATACAGGACAGCGGTGGATATCCTGATCACTGGAGTAcagggtgaggagagaggtTCAGTTCAACTATAGTCCAGTATGTTTCCATGTATTGAGCGAAGACACACTTGCTAACGGAAAGGAAAAAGGTAAACGTGTGCTTTGGTGATACGACGGTGTCGCACGATCAGTGTATTTCTTCAATCTTGCACAGGATTCCAACTCTCCCATTTCAATATGGTTCTTTACCCAGAAAGCACTCAGTCATGCCCATTCCTAAAAGTTACGTGACAACTCTCCATGTGCAAATAAGTTAATTACATAGTGCATTTAACTGTTAAATCTTGGATACAATATTTATTCTGCGCTACGTACTCTGATGTGCGGCTGACACGCTACCGCACTGACAAATGCAATGTACACAGctgagacacacgcacacacacacgcacacacacacacacacacacacacacacacacacacacacacgcgtgcgcgcacacacaaaggCACGCAGGCAAATGGACACTGCTCAGCAGAGCATGTGTAGCAGATGACCTCATCGTAAAATCAACACTGCTATTTTGTCTGAGTATTTACTGTCCTGTTTAAGCAAAGTTCGTTGCTCtgccataaatatatatatggctaTAATTTGTCACTAATAGATAACTTATTCTTCATTAGCGGAGCTGTGAGTCCAGGGGTAGcgtggccgagcggtctaaggcgctggattaaggctccagtctctttggaggcgtgggttcaaatcccaccgcTGCCAGCAATGTTTTTCTGAGGAGCTGTCTAAACTAAAGCTGAAAGGTTAATCCTGATTATGCTAAAGTGTAACATTTAATGTTCAAACTTCTTATTAAAAGCTCCAGGGCATGTAGGTCATGGTGTGTCAAAGGCTGTAGATTCTTGCTGCTCTTTCAAACAAAGTGCATCTGTCCTGCACATGATGAGAGACACAGTAGAGGTTATGATTTGAGGTTATGGGGACGAGGGATCAAATTTCACCGCTGCACAGCATTGACCTTATTCTATTCTGTCTCTGAAgacacaaaagcaaaacatcatGTGCAGTTAAATAATCTAGAACTGTATCGCCAGCCCCAGATTCTCAGGTTATTTGCCTTTCTACTTTTATCAAATACAAGATAGATATACTATTTATTAAATAGTTGAAGATCCATTTTAGGCTTTCcagttttgtttagttttttaccaAGACCCAAAGATGAGAACGACATTGGACATCAGCGCTAATAACATGTGACACCTAACTACCTTGATAATGCACagtgaggggggagagaggtccGGAGGGACGCAGTGCAATTAAAAAGTAAAgccaaaaataatattatatttcattatgaTATTTGATACTAATGATAATTAAATACAAAGGGACTTTGTATTTAAAGTTCTTTgcactttatttcttttctaaatGACGTATTTGAAAAATAAGCACAATATTAAAAGGGCCATCGCTATATTATATTATGCTGAACTAACTTCTGTTGATTTCTCAGTTTGTGAGTAAAAAGAAGCACTTGATGGACGTATCAAGTGAACCAAAAGATAACTCTGGACCTTCTGGTGTGCTGTCGACAACCGAGTCCGTCATGCACAGATCTATATTAGCTTCACGGCTAACAtaagtatgtgtgtactgtgctAACATGTGACAACCCTCTAATGGGTCATCTATGGCTACTTTGGGCCTTCCCAGTGTCCCAGATCTATTTTCAGCCGGTGGAAACATTGACCCACCTTCCCCCATTAGTTGTATGACAGCAAATGTGTCAATGCAATGAGGTAGCGTGAccaaggcgctggattaaggctccagtcccTTCGGGAGCGTGGGTTTGAATCCCACTGCTCCCAACGAACCTTTTCAGTGCAAATATCTTTGATGGGTTTGGTTGCTTTGTTTATTTTAGCACTGCCGTTTAAATTGTTAGATAACCAAGTTTTTCAAGATTTTGACATACCCTTTgctttttccttccttctctaCTTTGCCCTCTTTTGTCGGTCTTCTTTACCTTTCAGCAGCACCGGCCGTGACTCTAATGCCATTACCGgacaataataatgaaaataaccacCTTCGTCTTcctgtctatgtgtctgtctgtccaggaGACCAAGATCCGATGCGCAGGGAATCCGTGATGAGAAGGACGGCCCAGTATTTAAAGCACACGGAGATGCTGGTCGACAGGCActcctcacccacacacactcacacacctacacacacacaggacctaTAGATGCACCCGCACGTTTTTATATCCACTGTCCACACAGACAGCTCAAAGACAACGAAGCTCAGGGttgtgacacacaaacacacacacacacacactctctttcacgTTCTCTCTCTATAGAACACTCTAGAACACTTACTGATTCAGAAATACATTCAGGTGCAAAactaccaacacacacacacacacacacacacacacacacacaaacacacaaacacactcctgaGGTACACACTACACAGCAGACTGCTACTTTAGCAGTCTTTGCGTAGTGAAAAAAATGTGTCTAAATATactaaaatatctaaatatacagCAATTGTAGACTTAAATGGATAAATAATCCTTGATCTCTTTCTCTTACCCTCCTTTTTATAAGGTGTTCTTGTTAAATACAGTTTGCATTTTGCACAAACAATGTTATGATtaataaatgtgattttaatttaaCTCTGTAAGATATCCATTttcttcggggggggggggggggggggggggggggggggtcaaagtcCAGATCACTCAATCAACGACTGATTTGTTTTATGACCGACGGTGCTTCATAACACGGGAATTGCAGATACATTTCTGTACATATTCCACACACTTCATAGCAGTGTGTCCTATACTATTACTGTAGGTCACAGTGGCTGCTCAACAGTGTCACAGAGTTGCAGGTTTGAAGGCTTGCAGTAGCAAGGCAGCACCTCCGAGAGGCGCCGTTGGATATTTCATCCGGTCAATTGCACTCCGGTGCACGGACTCCCGGTGTTCTCCACCCATGGAGCAGCTAAATCTCACATTTGATTTTCTCATCTGAGCAATTTTTCGACAGCAAAGCAGCTGTTAAGCTTAAGCACTCACTAAAAATAAGCTGTTGCACTGGTGAGCAAGCTAGAACTCTGTAATCAGCGACAGATATCAGCTTCaactaattgtgttttttaatttgttttcatgaTGTTGCACAACACCGAATGTGCTGTAGCAAAGAGCTGAAAGAAAGCCCTGCAGTGCTGTTAAGTGGACGTGTTGAAGAGGTGATGACTCTCTTTGTCAGGAAGAGAGCATCACAAACATCTGCAGCTGTATATCGTGCCATTACTGATGTTAgttgtgttgtttattgttgCACTTTGTGCTTTATTTCCCTCAAATCCCTGTCACTATacacatgtcctccctccatgCCCAATGCTGTACCTCTTTAATGAATAGTTACaagatacatttatattttcatatgttTGGTATACTTTGGACTATCGAAGCAAAAGAGCAGAAGGGGGGCGAttaagagaggggaggaagtggGAAGCAAAAGAGAGGGAAAAGCAGAAAGAGATCAGTGCCATGCAGCAGAATCCCTtctctggagaggagagagggatggagggaggacaggaaggacaaACAGATGGAGAGgcggcgaaaaaaaaaaagaaaaaaagggaggccGCGTGTGAGGAAAAGGCTACCCTTTCTCTCACCAGATGAGAAAAAGAGGGGTTGCGGCGAGCGAGAGATaacagagaggatggaggagaggaaaaaaagaagggacgTGATTAGAGGATAAGCAGGAGATCATCCCTCCATTGTTAAAGGGGATGGAAAAACTgaccctccctcttcctctatTTTCATCCTGCCGTACCTCTTTTTGTTGCATGCTTTGTTTTGAGCATTGTGGGGAGCttgaagaggatggagggatggcagagaaaagagagcgaTAACATTGCTCCATCCTGTTATATatccctctttttcctctcatctctccccctctctacctTTCTGTCCATCTCTCCCGCTTTCTAGTGCTGCACCTGTGAAATGCAGAGGATGTGAGatagagaggaagatggagagacaaagagatggagggagggatgaaatcagggggcggggggggggggggggtagtgcCTCGCAACATTAGCATGCTGAGAGTGTCAGcactctcttcttttttctctccctccatccccatccctctttccatccctccctctgtctctttctcctcactgGTCACTGCAATTATACCATCAAAACACTCCAGCCTGAGAGCATAATAGcttccccctgtgtgtgtgtgtgtgtgtgtgtgtgtgtgtgtgtgtgtgtgtgtgtgtgtgtgtgtgtgtgtgtgtgtgtgtgtgtgtgtgtgtgtgtgtgtgtgtgtgtgtgtgtgtgtgagtgtgagtgtgtgagagcgagcgagcgagcgagcgaatgtgtgtgttgtcatcaGAGATCAAAAGAAAgagatgtgtgtgagtgtgtgtgtgtgtgtgtgtatttgtgcataaTTTAGTGCCATACATGGTGCATTACATGTGCATGTATGACATGAAGGgcagctgttggtgtgtgtatgCCAAAAacgggcttgtgtgtgtgtgtgtggtaagtaTCTATTGAGTCCTATCGGCTAGAAAAACTGCTTCTCCAACCTCTGACCAAACACACTCTTAAAACGCATGCTAAGAGACCCACTTTACATGCGTGTGTTTCTATTTGCACACggacaaaaaacacacgcacacaaacgtacacacattcacacactaatggaTGCACACAGGCATACAGTCATGGCTTTGAGACACAAACCGTTATGACCTACATGCCCAGTGGGTCATCATTAAGCCAAACAGCACACTCTGACACCTTCGgctgtccacacacacgcacgcacacacacacacacacacacacacacacacacacacacacacacacacacatttccactctcgccctgtttttgtttttgttccctcAACTTCCTCTATTCCTCTACCGTTCCGccccctctgtctcttcctttttctctcattctctaactataacacacacacacacgcacacacacacacacacacacacacaatccccccCTCTATGAGCTTGTtatccctctctgtctgttcgTTTCTCTGTGTCACCTTGCCCTGAGCTATTTGAGTACActtctgtctatctctctcgcactcccatctccctcacacacacacacacacacgcacgcacacacacacactctcgttTTGCccgtctgtcagtctgtctcacCCCCGTGCTCTGTTccatcctgtctctctctctgttaccGTCAGTCTTGACACATGTCGTCTGTCTCTCGTGTCGTTCACTTAACGCTCGGCCTTATTCTTCGGTGGACAGCATCACCGAAATCATcctaatttaaatgaatacaaggGAGTCGTCGCCCAGTGCggtttaataaataaagggaGATCCACCTGTTTtacaaaattacacatttgaatTACTTGTCCCACATTACTACACAGCCTATAAAGAGTTATATAGTGTATGTCATCTGTGGCTCAGGAGGGAGCTTTCCAACGTGATGTCATCAGGTTATTTTGACTGACTTACTTACAGAAAACATGTATTGCAAACTTTGGCTGAGATGTTTGAAATACGAAGGCTTTTGTGGggtaagaagtgtgtgtgtcgagttgcattgtgggaaatgtaggctcCAATGGGTTTGTCGCTGCTGCATGGGCGTTTTGAGGGCCCCGTATGAGCTTCAACCCAGGACACTAAACTGCTGTTTGTGTATCGTGTGGATACATTTTAAGTAgttttgcagtgtgtgtgtgtgtgtgtatgtttttgtttttttaacatgtgtgttgttgtttcagtTTCAGAAAATGATTTTCCTTGAAATACACGCGAGAACGTCATTCTGTAGGAGACAGTTGAGAGCTGGGGGGAACTGCATGGtggtaactgtgtgtgtgtgtgtgtcacaacaacaagtgACCCATTTCACACTACACGCTGACCCAGTGTTCATATGAATATATTGATTGATGCGGCTTTAATTAGGCCTCTATACCTCACGTAGTCCCCCGCTTTATGGTATTGCTCTGACTTGTTTGCTGCTTCCTCTTTATCGTGGCTTAcgctctctcccttcctcccactCTCTTCCCGTTTCTCTCTGCTCCCCGCTCTTTCTATCCTCtcactccccctccctctcattccccccctctctctctctctcaccccatccctctctccctgtacGTAAATCAATGAACATACACTTTATGCCGTCTATTGATCCTTTCATATCTATCTGTCCTCGCCCCCTCCTGTTCTTGCCCTCTCTATTTCTCTCAGTTTTTCACTCTGCTCTTCCCCCATCCCTTTTCTCACCCCTTGCTGTCTCCCCTTTGAATgtctaatcccccccccccccccccccccccccccccccccctccccttctctctgtcAGTCCCTTTCTCTTTATATTTCTCGCTCTGGGACGTCCTATTTATATGGCTGGCACCTTCATGCTtgcactgaagtgtgtgtgtgtgtgagttagagAGTGTTTGATGTTGGTCTAAGTGGTTAACATAATATGAGCCCTCAGAGAGATGACGTTACCGCACACGCACTCTCACGCACAATTTCAGGCTTTTTGGGAGGCTTTTCTCTGAACAATTTGTGCTTTTTAGTATTCTCTATGTGCAGCAGATCCATGTATTATCTATCAATTGCATTGTCCCAGTCTGCCACtctgtccaacacacacacacacacacacacatacacacacacacacacacacacacctctgcttcCCAGAATGACAAAAACCTGGTAAtatcttttgttatttattattgcaGGTGGAG carries:
- the snx15 gene encoding sorting nexin-15, which gives rise to MSRKPKDEYYRFFTVTDPRAHEKGHTEYKVTARFVSKRHPEDVKEVVVWRRFSELKKLHGELAYTHRNLFRRQEEFPSFPRAQLFGRFDETVIEERRNATEAMLLFTTSIPALYNSPQLKDFFRGGEVTRPLDATPLSSAGPLPSPLIPLPRRRDSDCEPAEEEEGREAPTLPQDLGTNLGIEVGEPEVAAEAYSEMGGSPREEPEEEEEEISDTELDDRVPTPDQCPARNHQSQESQEEFDSLFDSMAEEQVPSPKEEGPPPLTDNDLAVFDPCYKQDKSNSSSDHSELFSLPPTSLDGVDVGYLNQAATELTAAMAREKEGEISSAIRGYRTAVDILITGVQGDQDPMRRESVMRRTAQYLKHTEMLVDRHSSPTHTHTPTHTQDL